One window of the Nanoarchaeota archaeon genome contains the following:
- a CDS encoding AI-2E family transporter: MVSKIEISHKTIIFILILLAFVWLVLQIRDILFLLFIAFIVMAALRPAVDWLDNKKVPRFIGAFLMYILVFGVIGLSLAGIIPSLVVQFTKLTSIFPAILGKIVPYWNIDMSSITQQLAPIGENVLKLTIGIFSNIVTTFMVLVFAFYFLLERKYAHKFISGFLGEEQAGAIIETLLRIEQRLGSWVGGQLILMLSVGILSYIGLVVLGIEFALPLAIVAGILEIIPTIGPVVSSIPAIIVALSISPLYGLYTAILYIVIQQLENNILVPLIMKRSVGLHPLVTIVSLLVGARLGGIVGAILAVPTLLIIQELITSYTTDLKK, encoded by the coding sequence ATGGTGTCTAAAATTGAAATATCCCACAAAACCATTATTTTTATATTGATCCTTCTTGCGTTTGTCTGGCTGGTACTGCAAATCCGGGATATTCTCTTTTTGCTTTTTATCGCATTTATTGTTATGGCAGCGCTCCGTCCCGCTGTTGACTGGTTAGATAACAAAAAAGTTCCACGATTTATTGGTGCATTCCTTATGTATATTCTTGTGTTTGGGGTTATCGGATTATCCCTTGCCGGGATCATTCCATCGCTTGTAGTACAGTTCACAAAACTAACGAGCATTTTTCCTGCAATTCTTGGAAAAATTGTTCCTTATTGGAACATTGATATGAGTTCCATAACTCAACAACTGGCTCCAATTGGGGAAAATGTATTGAAGCTTACTATCGGTATATTTTCCAATATTGTCACAACGTTTATGGTATTGGTATTTGCGTTTTACTTTTTATTGGAACGGAAATATGCACACAAGTTTATTTCAGGATTTTTAGGAGAAGAGCAAGCCGGCGCAATAATTGAAACACTTCTTCGAATTGAACAACGTCTTGGGTCATGGGTAGGAGGACAACTTATTCTTATGCTGAGTGTTGGTATTCTATCGTATATTGGACTCGTGGTGTTGGGAATTGAATTTGCCCTTCCGCTAGCAATTGTCGCCGGAATACTTGAGATTATCCCAACCATTGGACCAGTTGTTTCGTCAATACCAGCTATTATTGTAGCTTTGAGCATCTCTCCTCTGTATGGATTGTATACAGCTATTTTGTACATTGTCATTCAACAACTGGAGAATAATATTCTTGTTCCACTTATCATGAAACGAAGTGTAGGATTACATCCACTCGTCACGATCGTGTCACTTCTTGTTGGAGCACGGTTAGGTGGTATTGTCGGAGCGATATTAGCAGTTCCAACTCTTCTTATTATCCAGGAGCTCATAACAAGCTACACAACTGATTTGAAGAAATAA
- a CDS encoding type II toxin-antitoxin system YafQ family toxin — protein sequence MTIIRHHLFLKHYKKRILPFPNLDKKFEERFRLFIRYPSNPVLHNHKLIGTLEGFRSFSITGDIRVVYRTFGGNIELYDIGSHNQIY from the coding sequence ATGACGATAATCAGACATCACCTGTTTCTTAAACACTATAAAAAACGCATACTCCCGTTTCCAAACTTAGACAAAAAATTTGAAGAACGATTCAGATTATTCATCCGCTACCCCAGTAATCCTGTATTGCACAATCATAAGCTTATAGGCACCCTGGAAGGTTTCCGATCTTTTTCTATAACCGGCGACATACGTGTCGTGTATCGAACATTTGGTGGCAATATTGAATTGTATGATATCGGCAGTCATAACCAAATTTATTAG